AAGGCGGCCGTATCGAACGGGCGGAAGGCAGTACGGGGCGTTTGACCGGTTGCTCGCGATAGACCACCAAAGTGCCGGCCGCCAAGTCCCCCAGGCGTTTGAAGGTAGGGTTCTGCAGGCAACAGATTGCCCCGAAGGTGTAGCCGAAGGGCAGCATGTCGACGAAGCGCAGCAGGTTGCGAATCAGCGATGCGGACCAGCCGATCGGCCTGCCGTCGTCCTGCACAACGCGCAACCCCATCATCTGCTTGCCGGGAGAACGGCCTTGGTTCAGCACTTCGAAAAGCACCATGTACCACCAGCTGACGACAAACAGCAGGATCGAACCCAGGCCGATCCCCAGTTCACCGAAGAATGCCAGGACGATAAAGAAAAGGCCCAGCACCAGCCCGCGTATGCCCAGGTCGATGGCGAAGGCCAGCGCGCGAGGCATCAGCCCCGCCGGGCGCAGCGGCAGGTCAATGCCTTCGGGCGTTTCTACCTGGTAGCGCGTGTCCAGTGGCGGCGGCAGCGGCGCGTTCCTTTGCAGTGCTGGTGTCTCGGGCATGGGCTACCTGTGATGGACCGGTTCGGACGTTCGATCTCGGCCCAGATGCTAGCAGTCTTCTGGCGGGCACACGATACAGTGTGTGGGTCATTTAACCGCCTGCAACATGATTCAACGACGGCAATGCTGGCGGGCGCCGGGTTCGAACGCCTAGACTTCGCCAGTCCTCAGCTCAGGAACCCCCCGTGACTTCCATCTTCTGGTACGACTACGAAACCACCGGCATCAATCCGCGTTGCGACCGACCCTTGCAGGTGGCGGGGATCCGTACCGATTTCGAACTCAACGAAATCGACGAACCGGTAAACCTCTATTGCCGGCCCAGCGACGATATCCTGCCTCATCCGGCGGCCTGCGCGATTACCGGTATCACCCCGGCATGCCTGTCCGAAAAGGGCTTGAGCGAAGCCGATTTCATGACCCGTGTCCACGCGCAACTGGCCGCTCCCGGAACCTGTGGCGCCGGCTACAACACCTTGCGCTTCGACGATGAGATGACGCGCTACAGCCTGTATCGGAATTTTTTCGACCCGTATGCGCGGGAGTGGCAGGGCGGCAACAGTCGCTGGGATTTGATCGACCTGGTGCGCGCTGCCTACGCGTTGCGACCCGATGGCATTATCTGGCCGCAGGAGGAGGGTCGCGTCACCCTCAAGCTGGAACGCCTGACCGCCGCCAACGGCATCGACCATGGCCAGGCGCATGACGCGCTGTCGGACGTGCGCGCGACGATTGCCCTGGCCCGGTTGATCCGCCAGAAGCAACCACGGCTCTATGACTGGCTGTTCCAGTTGCGCAGTAAACAAAAGGTGCTGGACCAGATCCGCCTGTTGCAGCCGATGGTGCATATATCCGGGCGTTTCTCGGCGGCGCGCAACTACATCGGTGTGGTGCTGCCGCTGGCCTGGCATCCGAAGAACCGCAACGCCCTGATCGTCTGCGACCTGCACCTCGATCCCCAGGGGTTGCTGGACCATGATGCGCAGTTGCTCCGTCAACGCCTGTATACCCGCCGCGAAGAACTGCTCGATGGGGAACTCCCGGTACCGCTCAAGCTGATTCATATCAACAAGTGCCCGGTCATCGCACCGCTGACTGTCTTGCGCGCCGAAGACCAGCATCGGTTGCAGCTGGATATGGACGGTTTTCAGGAGCGGGCGCTGCGGCTAAGTGACGCACAACAGGTCTGGCAAGATAAACTCCAACACATTTATGGGCAGGAAGACTTCGCTGCCAGCGAAGATCCCGAGCAGCAGTTATACACAGGCTTCCTGGGTGATCGTGATCGTCGATTATGTGAACAAGTACGCATGGCCGATCCCGCTCAACTGGCGCAAGAGCATTGGCCGTTCGACGACGAACGCCTGCCGGAATTATTGTTTCGATACCGTGCGCGCAACTTCCCGGACACCTTGGATCCGAACGAACAGCAACGCTGGAAACTATTTTGCCAGCAACGTCTGTCGTCCCCTGAATGGGGGGCGCCTAATACCCTGGAAAGTTTTGATGAAGCAATGGCTGAGTGGATGGGGCTCTCAACGCCGTTGCAGCAAGAGATACTCCTGCAATGGCAGGGTTATAGCCAACAATTGCGTAAACGTTTAAGCCTTTGAGCGGCGATGCGGCGATTGAAGTCAGGACTTGAAATGAGGGCATAAAAAAACGCCAGTAATGACTGGCGTTTTCGGGTCCGTAAGCGTCGCCCGCAAAGAGCAGCGCTGACCGGCGAGGCTTAGCCCAGCAGGGTTGCCCAGCCTTCAA
The Pseudomonas marvdashtae genome window above contains:
- a CDS encoding RDD family protein, with translation MPETPALQRNAPLPPPLDTRYQVETPEGIDLPLRPAGLMPRALAFAIDLGIRGLVLGLFFIVLAFFGELGIGLGSILLFVVSWWYMVLFEVLNQGRSPGKQMMGLRVVQDDGRPIGWSASLIRNLLRFVDMLPFGYTFGAICCLQNPTFKRLGDLAAGTLVVYREQPVKRPVLPSARSIRPPFALGLAEQRAVLGFAERQAELSEARVTELATILATPLKVHPTGAVAELNGIARGLLGPI
- the sbcB gene encoding exodeoxyribonuclease I, coding for MTSIFWYDYETTGINPRCDRPLQVAGIRTDFELNEIDEPVNLYCRPSDDILPHPAACAITGITPACLSEKGLSEADFMTRVHAQLAAPGTCGAGYNTLRFDDEMTRYSLYRNFFDPYAREWQGGNSRWDLIDLVRAAYALRPDGIIWPQEEGRVTLKLERLTAANGIDHGQAHDALSDVRATIALARLIRQKQPRLYDWLFQLRSKQKVLDQIRLLQPMVHISGRFSAARNYIGVVLPLAWHPKNRNALIVCDLHLDPQGLLDHDAQLLRQRLYTRREELLDGELPVPLKLIHINKCPVIAPLTVLRAEDQHRLQLDMDGFQERALRLSDAQQVWQDKLQHIYGQEDFAASEDPEQQLYTGFLGDRDRRLCEQVRMADPAQLAQEHWPFDDERLPELLFRYRARNFPDTLDPNEQQRWKLFCQQRLSSPEWGAPNTLESFDEAMAEWMGLSTPLQQEILLQWQGYSQQLRKRLSL